ACAAGTTCAGGATGTTAAAGACGAAACAGACGCTATTTTTTTCCTCTCTCGCTTAAAACAGCATGTCTTTACATTCCCCCCGCTTAATGAGAAAACCATTAAACGATTATTTCCTAAAGTAAAAAAACTTAAAGTTCCTTCGTTAGAAAATATTGAATGGAGTACTCTATCTTACTTAGGATGGAATGACTCAGGAGCTAACCGAAAATATATTGCAACCTATAAGAACGGTGATTTACTGGGGATTCAAGGGAACTTCAAGCCTTCTAAGCAGAGTGGCATTTGCGCAATTTGTAAGGAACACGAAGAAGTTGGAATGTTTACCACCTCCATTAAGCAAAAGACATCAGAAAACCCAATCAGCCGTGGTAATTATATATGTAAGGATAGCGATCGTTGTAACGAGAACTTGAAATCCCTGCAACCACTTGATAATTTTATTGAGTTAATGACAGAATAAAGAAGCAAAGGCCTGCAAAACATTTAGTTTTGAGGGCCTTTGTAAATTTTTATTATTAGGTAGATGATAATCTGGAAAGAAGATGCTCTGACGCTCGTCTCCTTACTTCGTTTAATCCCGGTGACGTCAGACAGGTTGTGACGGATTAAGACTATTGAACATCTTTGGCAAGGAATAAAGAGAGCCTTCTACGTCCATCTCCTATTACTTCAGTAACTCCTTATGGATCCATATAGCAGCGAGGGAACCTTCTCCCATGGCAGCCGTTACTAGTTCTGAGTGAGCAGCTACATCGCCTGACGCCCACAAATTAGCTACACTTGTCATTTTTGTCCTGGGATCAATGATAAGATGTTGGTTTTCATTGACTTCAGCTCCAAGCTTTACGGCCAGTTCTGTTCGTACTTGGTTCCCTCCAAAAGCCAAGAAAGCTTTCTTCACTTGGAGACTCTTACCATCTTTCATTTCTATACGGTTCAAACTTCCCTTTGTCTCATGCAATTCCTTTACTTTAGCTGTTTTCACTTCAATATTCTCAGCTGCTAAACGCTGCGTCCACTCAAGGGAAATGTCCTCAAGCTCATGGTTAATAAATATAATATCCCTACTCCAATACAAAAGACTTATAGCCATAGAAGCTCCTGCGTTTCCTGAGCCAATTACTGCCGTCCTCTGGTTCATAATCTCATAACCATCACAATCCGGGCAGACGTAAACCGAAAGTCCAAGACAGGGTTTAATTCCTGGAATGGAAGGGATATGGTCTTTTAAACCGGTAGCAAGAAGAAGGTTTCTTCCGCTGAACATTCCTCCTCCGACCGTATATACCGTAAATTCTCTACCATTCTTATGCACATCCTTTACCCTGTCTTTGCGTATCGATACTCCCAGGTTTTCAGCATGCTGTCGGCCGGCTTTACGGAGTTCTTGTCCACTTATCCCATTAGGAAATCCTAGAATATTACTGTACTTCCTACACAATGAAGACCTTCCATCCTCAGCATCTATCAGTAACACAGACCTTTTATAACGTCCCAACTGGATGGAGGCTTGAAGGCCTGCAATCCCCCCACCGATAATGATGCAATCGTATTTCATAAGAAGGTCTCCCTTCCAATCCATATTCTTATTCCTGTCTTATTGAAATAATTTATGTGATCATCTCCCCTTTTATGCAAATGCATCCCTATTCTATAATCTGGTATCTTTTTAAAAGTCTAATGTACCCATAACAAACTATAAATCCTGATAAGTAAATAAAGAACGAGTAAATAATAATCCACCCGTTATAGTATTCAACTTTACCTATATATAAAGCGACATATTCTAGCACTGTAAAAATCAGAGAGTAAAGTAAAATCAGAACTTTATTATTAACGATCTGAGCTTCTTTTATCAAAGCAAAAGTACTCGTCAGTAATGGAAAATACCCTAAATTGAATGGCATAGCAGGGAGGGAAGGATTATCGTGTTCAGGATTAACTTTCCAAAAAATATTAAATCCCCAATCATTTGCTACGAACGCGATTGAAACACCTAAGGTATACATAAGTATAGTTATTCTCGGTTTTCGCAAAAAAATAATAATATTGATACTGAAAGGAAGAATGAAGCCAAGTAGTACATTGGTAAGCATAAAACACCACTTCTTTTTTCACAGTGTGCCCTTAAGACTTAAAATTTATTATAAAAAAGGCACGGTTAAACTTCCGTATTGATTTTAAAGTAAAGCACCCGTTTGTTTAATACTTGGTTTCGAGATATTGGTTATGCGGAATGTCCTCCGGGGGACGATTTCGCTTTCCGGCCATGCGGGATCTCACCGATCATGTTCATGAGGCCACTGAAAAACCCCTTTCTACCCAGGGGAGTTGTTGACGTTTGGTGTTGCTTCTCACGACTCGCTTGTCGGTGGATGCTTGCCGCGGGCACGGCCTCAGCTAACTTGGTCAAGAAGACCGCTTGACCAAGTGGATCTTCGGCTCGCGCTGTTCCCGCAGGCGTCACCACCGAACGCTCATCGTGGAAGCAACGAAGATCCATCTAAAAAGAGGGGTATTCTGGAACTTATAAAAGTAAAAGAAAAGCGTGCTGGAGCTGGATAGAACTCCATGACGTTTAGGAATTGATGTATTATTCCCTCCTTATGAAGTGTAAGAACCGGAGAAGGAGCTAGGCGAGATCCCGCGCGAGGAAGCTTCTGGTAAAAGGAGGATCGACTAAGGTCGCCACGTCCTGCGGCAACGTCGATCGACCCTACGTCGTGTATGGCCTCAAATGTGGAATCGCCCCGAAAGACACGACCAGCATAAGCCGAGCATCAAAAGGACGGTGGTCTTTCCGTCCGTTGATGCTCGGCTTATGTCTCGAGGGTCTGGGTGATGGAACAAGACGAGTTATTTCCCCACCAGCCCTTCTCCAAATATCGTAATGGACCCAAATTATCTAGAAACTGAGTCTTCAAGTAACCAGCCCTATTGCGTAATAAGCCTCTTGTGAAAAATCAACAATAACCTTTAACAGAGCTAAAAAAATGAACAAGAACCTTTGTCAGACTAAGGCACTTGTTCATCTTAATATAAAATTTATATACGATTTTCATTAAACCAGTATGACTTAATTTCCTGGTCAGGATGATACTCAATTACTTCCACATTCATCTGATTTTTCTTATCATCTTCAGGTTCTCCTTTTATCTTGTATTTAAAGTTGAGGGCCTGGTCTTTATCAGGTAAGTAATATACTTGATCAAATTCTACTGTTTCTCCATTGTGCACTACAATAAACGCGTAATGTTTATCCCCTTCTTCAAATACCCCTTTTCCTCCTACCATCAGCTTTTGTTGTGCCAATAGTCCAGGAAGTTCTTCAACATTTTCAAAGGTTACTTCTTCTCTTCCGCATCCGGATAGTAAACTGATCATAAGGATGGAAAGTATAATTTTAACTTTCATTTCGATTCCTCTTCTTCCTATTTTAGATTGGAGAATAATGTCCACACCTTTCCTCATATATCTTTTAGGGATACCTAAAACAAGGGGAGGCTTTTCTATTGATTCATTATGTAAAAAAAGGCGAAACACTAACTCAGATATCCAGAGATTACCGAAAACCTTTAATGGAAATTATCAAAGCCAACCCGACCATAAACCCAAATATAATTGTACCCGGCCAGCCTATCGTCATCCCGGGTTTTCCCAGTACAGCAAGCATCCCCTACAGCATCGATATTTCACTCAACAACCGTAAACTCACGCTAATAAGAAATGGGGTCAAGCAAAAGGAGTATCCCATTGCTGTTGGCCGAATGCTGCAAGGCACACCGACAGGCAGCTTTATTATTATTAACAAAGCTGCCAATCCAGGAGGTCCATTTGGTACTCTCTGGATGAGTTTATCAAAAGAACATTATGGCATTCATGGGACAAATAATCCCAGCTCGATCGGCAAAGCCGTTTCGAAGGGCTGTGTTCGTATGTACAATCGGGATGTAGAAGAATTGGCCAGTATCATCCCTATAGGGACTCCAGTTCTTATCCACCGTTAAATCATCATTTTAACCCCAAAGACATGATAGTGAAAAATTTCATGCTTTTCTTTCCTAAAAAATCCCCCATGAAGGAGAGACTCCTCTCTAACATGGAATCTCTCTAATTGCCTAGTTCTATACAATATAATTATAAGACTAATTAACTTCACTGGTACTAATAATCTCAATGTTATTTAAAGCTTGAGAAGCTAAACGGTCCGCTTCTCGGTTATCTTTCCTAGAAATTAAGTGATACTGAGGTTGAATTCCTAATTGAATAAGCTTTTCGTCAATTCGATCCGCCCATTTAGCCAGTGATTCTTCCAGACATGGCCACTCTCCAATCAATTGATTGATAACGACTTGAGAATCACCAATAAATTTTACGGGCAAATGATGTACCCCTAATAAATCCAGTTCAAGTAATGCGTTATGAAGCGCAGCATACTCTGCTTCATTATTCGTGTCAAGTTCATGTACTAAAACATTTTTTCTAAGGCGAAAAGATTTGCCATTTTGATCATAGTAGATGGCGCAGCCAAGCCCTGAATTCTTAGTTCCCAAATCAAAACCCCCGTCAAAATATACTTTTACATTATGGGGCTCCGTCTGAATTCCTATCATATACTCCTTCAATTCTTTTAATGTCCATTCCGTGTTGTAGCTATCTAGAAAAGCTATCGACTTTGCCCGCTTTGTCTTTAACATATCCTCTGCAATCAGGATGGCTTGTGAAGCATGTAATCCATCCGAAGTAAAGTTTGCCTGCGGACCTTTTGGAACGTGGTATACTATTTCCATTCTTACATCCATGAGATGACCCCTTTGCTTTAGATATCTCTTTATTATGTTCCAAAACTTTTCTTTACACTATAAGAGTGATAAGAGTGCCCTCTCCAATAGACTAATTCGCTTTAGTGGAAACAGATTTTTTAGTTAAACAAGCAGCTATTTAACTTGTTTTTTATCTACTATGCTAACTTATATTAATAAGAGTGAGTAAGAAACGCATAGACTAAGTCTATGCGTTTCTTTGACCTAATATCATTCAGCTAAAACTCCTAATCCAAGTGTTGTTTACAATTTCTTTATAAAGCAGTACCACAGTGGCGGCGATAGTAAAAATCGTTAAAGGTAATGCGGCCGGTCCACTCTGCAAAGTTCCTATAATAATCGCAATAAATGCCCAGGTTAATGTTAAGAAATAAGGCAGGCTGAATTTCATTTCCATTAAGAAATAATGAGCAGTGAAGGCTGCTAAAGACAGAACAAGTAACTGCCTCGACAACCCTAAAAAGTTACTCAGTGGCAAACCATAATAATGAAGGGCAGAGGCTAAATTAGCGAAAACGGCTACTGTCGTCCAGCCAAAATATAAGGCAAACGTAAGAAGGACAATTACTTTCTCAAAAAAATTTTAAAAGAGACTGAAAGAAGCTCACGGAATACGATTCTAAGCGCAACTCCCATTGCCATAAAAATTAATACGGTGGTAGGAAGCCATACATTCAATGCAGCCATAATCCATAAATCAAAGCCTAAAAATATGAGAATAGATTGGAAGGAAATCTTATCCAAATATTTATAGTTATAAGTGAATGGTAAGAGCTGATAAATACCATAGATGATCGTACCTGTCACGATGATCGACCAAATAAGGAAGGCGTAGTCTGCTGGGATAATAAAAGGATCGCTTCCAGATTCCTCAAAAAGCGGACCGAAACGTTGAGCAATTATTACTGTTATGGGCTGGGATAATGCTGTCAGCAGTACAATACTACGTTTAATGATTTTCCATTTATCTTTCAGCCAATGCCACAGCCTCTTCACCTATCTTCCATCCTCGTTTACCTACTTTATATGATTATATCCTCTTCTTAACAACAAATAAATGGCAAGCATCTAATCTATTCCTATACAATTCAAAGTGAACCCAATTTTAGAACAATAATTTTAAAAAAGCGCCTGCTCTGTGAGCAGGCGCTTCTAGTCCTAAGAATCTTCTTTAAATAGTTCAGCTACAATTTCATAGGATCGAATTCTTGCTTCGTGGTCGTAAATCTGAGAAATGACCATCAATTCATCAGCCTGTGTTTTATCAATAAAACTTTGAAGTTGTTCTCGAACGGATTCCTTACTTCCAATGATTGAAGATCCTAATTGCTGTCGAAGAGCCATTATTTCTCTTTCAGACGCCACTTCCTCAATACTTTCAACAGGCGGCTGCAGCGGTAGTTCCGTATTCCGGATCAGATTTAAAAACTGTTGATATAAGGAGGTAGCTAAACGTTCTGCTTCTTCATCTGTATCTGCAGCTACAATGTTAACTCCGAGCATCGCATGAGGACTCTCCATAGATTCTGAGGGTTGGAATTGACTGCGGTAAAGATCAAGAGCAGCCAGTGTATTGTTAGGTGAAAAATGACTAGCGTAAGCAAAAGGGAGACCAAGCTGTGCTGATAATTGGGCACTAAATCCACTAGAGCCAAGCAGCCATACAGGTATGTTTAAACCGGTACCTGGTATAGCACGGACCTTCTGTTTACCAGAACTTAAAGAAGGATCAAAATACGTGCGAAGTTCATTCAACAATCTTGGAAAATCCTGCCCATCACTCTGCAGTTCTCTCCTCAAAGCCTGAGCTGTTACTCCATCAGTACCAGGAGCTCGTCCCAGACCTAGATCAATCCTTCCCGGATATAATGTTTCAAGAGTTCCAAATTGTTCCGCAACAACTAAAGGAGCATGATTAGGGAGCATAATTCCACCGGAACCTACTCTAATTGAATTTGTATTACCAGCTACGTGGCCTATTAATAATGAGGTCGCCGAGCTCGCGATAAAAGGCATATTATGGTGTTCAGCCAACCAGTAACGATTATATCCCCATGCTTCCACATGCTGTGCCAGATCAATTGTATTTTGAAAAGAAACAGCCACTGAGCCCCCTTCTGTAATAGGAGATAAATCCAATACAGAAAAAGGAATAGATTGAATTTTCTTTTGTATATTAGACATAAACTTCATCTTCTTTCTTTTAAATTAATTACAGTAAATCCAATACTAGAAGCGTATCAGGGACATTTATTTTTTCAAAATAAAACGATTCCGAAATATATTATTAGATGGTAATTCTGATTTCCCACTGATTACTCAACTACTACTATTACAATATAATTATAAGTTTAGTTTAGTTTTTTGAATTTAATGTTTATTCTGAATATGAAAGGGTATCAGTTGGAGCACAAGAAGATTTATTTATTGAAATATTATTCTTGGCTAATGAATGACCCCGATGAAGCACACCATGAATCAATATTTTAGAAGGAGTGTTTAATTGTGGAAGATCTTTATCCATCCAGGTACAGTAGTGAACCCGAAATTGTAAAAAGGAAGGATCCTGTTATTCATGCTGATCGTTCAAAAGACCATGAGTCACCCTTGTCGACCGAACAACTTGATTTCTATGAACAAAATGGGTTTCTTCAAATAGAGAACTTCTTTTCTGAACAGGAAGTTTCTGAAATGCAAAAAGCAATATTTGAGCTGCAGAATTCTAATCAGGACAGTGAATCGGATATGATTATCCGCGAGCCGGAAGGAAACGAAATTCGTTCTATTTTTAAAGTTCACGATAGTGATGAGTATTTTAAAAAAGTAGCTAATGATCAGAGAATATTAGACATTGTGAACCATTTACTCGGAAGTGAAGTTTATATTCATCAGTCACGAATTAATTACAAGCCTGGATTTACCGGCAAAGAATTTGATTGGCACTCTGACTTTGAAACGTGGCATGTAGAAGACGGCATGCCAAGAATGAGAGCCGTAAGTTTATCGATTGCATTATCAGATAACTACACATTTAATGGTCCACTTATGCTTGTACCAGGTTCTCAAAATTACTATGTGAAATGTGTCGGTGAGACTCCTGAAGATAATTACAAGGAATCTCTAAAAAGACAGAAGTTAGGAGTACCTGATCAGGAAAGCATGAGATGGCTCGCCGATCAAGGAGGAATTTCTGTTCCAACAGGTAAAGCCGGAGCTATAACGCTGTTTGAATCCAATACTATGCATGGTTCAAACGGAAATATAACACCCTACCCTAGAAATAACATGTTCATGGTTTATAACAGTGTAGAAAATCAGCTGGTTGAACCTTTCTCCGGGAATCAGGCACGTCCTGATTTTATCGCCGAGCGTAACCCTAAACTAAAAGTAAACAAATAAAATAAAGCGCCAAGCCTTTAAAGGCTTGGCGCTTTATTTAGTTCTAGGAAAGGTTTTTATACGTTGTAAAAGGTCCCCACTTACTATTTATCTATGATCCTTCCCACGCACAGAATAGAAGGGAATGAACATTTTAGCGGCCAGCAATAGAAACAAAATTTAACACATACCGCTGAACGTTAAATTAAATTAAATAAGTCTCTTATTACTATGGAGAAGCCAATGACAAAAGTAAGCAGATAAATAAAACCTTCACTACGATGTTTAGCTTTAACATTTTCAAATCCGAACAGTAAGAAAACAACAGGTAAAAAATAAAAAATGAAGTTCGGAAGTGGATCAAAGTTTTCATTCATTAATCGGTAGCTAAATAAAAATATAGAAATAATCGCTAATAGGAGAGTTATTTTCCGAAACAAGCTCACATTCCTCGCCCCCTTCAAAATAATTTGCGGTCTGCCACAATTGGGTGATTTTTCAAAAAAACCACCTATCTTATTGTATAATAAGTTCCACTTGATATTGGATATTAAACCCTACGACAGTATAAAACCTAAAAAAGACTGCTCCTTTGTTCACCAAGAAGAATCTCTACTATCACTTTCTTCTCATCCCCTTTATAATGATAGGGGTATGAATTATATAGAAGGAAATAGGTGTTTCACATGAGTTTACTTACAGTAAAAGAATTAAGTCACGGTTTCGGAGACCGCGCTATCTTTGAAAATGTATCTTTTCGTCTATTAAGAGGCGAACATATAGGTTTAATTGGTGCTAATGGTGAAGGTAAATCAACCTTTATGAACATGATTACTGGTAAGGTAGAGCCTGATGCCGGTAAAATCATTTGGTCTAAAAACATTCGAATAGGTTATTTGGATCAACACGCAGATCTACAGCAAGGTATGTCAATAAGAGATGTCTTGAGAACTGCATTCCAATATCTGTTTGATATGGAAAGTGAAATGAATCATCTGTTTGGAAAGATGGGTGAAGTGGATCCCGAAGAACTGGAAAACCTTCTTGAAGAAACCGGGCGGCTGCAAGACACATTGACTAACAATGATTTTTATACGATCGATGCAAAAGTTGACGAAGTTGCTAATGGACTTGGACTTGATGAAATCGGGCTTGAGCGCGATGTTACAGACCTAAGCGGTGGACAGCGTACAAAAGTATTACTTGCCAAACTGCTTTTGGAGAAACCCGATATATTATTATTAGACGAGCCAACAAACTATCTCGATGTTGAACATATAGAGTGGCTGAAAAAATACCTCCTGGAATATGAGAATGCATTTATTCTTATTTCCCATGATATTCCATTTTTGAATAGTGTCGTAAACATCATTTATCACGTGGAAAATCAGGAATTAACTCGGTACCCGGGCGACTACAATGAATTTTTAAAAGTGTACGACATGAAAAAGCAACAGCTTGAAGCCGCTTATAAAAAGCAGCAAAAAGAAATTGCTAACCTAAAAGACTTTGTAGCGCGTAATAAAGCTAATGCTGCGACGAGTAAAATGGCAATGTCCCGACAGAAGAAACTTGATAAAATGGACGTCATCGAACTTGATTCCGAAAAACCAAAACCCCAGTTTAACTTTAAACAAGCTCGAACTCCAGGGAAATATTTGTTTGAGACTAATGATCTTGTCATCGGGTATGACGAACCTCTCTCCAGACCTCTCAACTTATCTATGGAACGCGGGGAGAAAATTGCATTATCTGGAGCGAACGGAATTGGTAAAACTACACTATTAAAAAGCATTCTTGGGGAAATACAGCCGGTTGAAGGCTCCGTTCAATTAGGAGATCATCTTCATATTGGTTATTTTGAACAAGAATTAAAAGAAACAAGCAAAAACACGTGTATTGAAGAAATTTGGGAGGAATTTAGACATTTTACCCAATATGAAGTACGTGCTTCCCTTGCAAAATGCGGCTTAACAAAAAAGCATATTGAAAGTAAAGTGCAAGTACTAAGTGGCGGGGAAAAAGCAAAAGTACGTCTATGTAAATTAATTAACAAAGAAACAAACCTTCTTGTACTCGATGAACCTACCAACCACTTAGATGTAGATGCGAAAGCAGAATTGAAGAGAGCCTTACAGGATTATAAAGGAAGTGTCCTGCTTATTTCTCATGAACCAGATTTCTATATGGATGTTGTTACAGACGTATGGAATTGTGAAGATTGGACTACAAAAGTTTTCTAATTGTACATTTAAACGTCCAGAACATGGTACATGTTCTGGACGTTTGTTATTCTCATTTGAGATTTCTCTTTGCGAGCTTAAAATAATCCATTGTAGAGGTTTCTTCAAATCCGCAAGTCTGATAAAGACTTAAAGCATTCCTATTTTTCACTGCCACTTGAAGCTTAATATCATGGACTTTTATTTCATCCAGTTTCTCTATAGATCTTAATAAAATTTCTCTTCCATACCCCCTGCCCCGATACTCTGGTAGTACTCCTAAACCATAAATTGCACCGGTGCTGCCTTCCCTATTCAAGTGCACTTTCCCTATACATGATTGCTCAAGCTCAGCCATATAAATATCAATCCCACGCTTAGCCTCTTCTTCTGGAAGAGTGAGTTCAGTACTCGGATCAGTTTGAAAGAAAATGTAATTTTGTCTCGCAATTTCTTCTGCGTCCTTATTCATTGCTTTTCTAAGGGAAATCTGCCTTGAAACCGTCTTCTCTACTGACTCATTCATCAGAAACATTTCGTATTCAGACTTCTCATAGTGAGCCCCAGTAGATTTAATAAATGCGTGACCTGAGCGCGAACGGTGATCAGATAGTAATAACATATCTTCAGATGACCTTCTGAGCCACTCACCTTCGACCAATCCATATAGTCGGCTGAAGACTCCCCTTCTTCTGTAATCCGGGTGCACCATTCCATTTACTTCCATCACTTCAGCCCCGAATTGACATATACCGATGTACCCTATAAGCATTTCTCCCTCATAAAACATAAATTCATTGGACTTATTTATATCTTTCATTTCATGAAAAGAATGACTTAGTTTATAATCAAGTTCCAGTTTGAGCGATAGATTATCATGTGCTATGCAGGCTTCCATTAGCTTTGTAACTCTTTTATAATCGTCATAACTCGGGAATTCTTTAATGACTATACTGGGTCTTTTAATTGGAACCATAAATTCTCATCTCCTTTTTAAGATCTTTAGTTATAGAATTATAGTCAAGAAAACCTGAAGCGCTTGCCCCGAGGTAGATGGGATATAATGTCGTAAATTATCTAGTGATATTTATTCTTCTGGTTAGGAAATCAGTCCATCTTTCTTATTAAAATGAGATCTTATATACCCTTTGAGATTATGCTCCAAAAAAAGAACGCTTATATTAAAAGAGTACCTTTAATATAAGCGTTAACTTAACTTATTTTCAATATAAGTTATCCACCTCACCAGCTGCCAGGGAGTATTCCATAAGAAAAATCATCCCACTATCATTTCCCGGAAACATTTCAACTAACAACGAAAGATTTAACACTATTCAGATTGGGATAAAACATTTAAGCTAATACCTCACCCGGACGCGTATTTTTATACCAGTGATAGCACAATAACACGATAATGATGAGGTCAATAAAGTCTCCACCATAGTACATAAGCATTCCACCTGTCTGCGCTTCTTGTACACCAACTCCCTCAGGGGGATGAGCGTAGATATATTTTGAGAGAATACCATGGGCTGCCAAGGCACCAATTAAAACGATGGATCTGTATATATAACTGAGCCGGTGAGGAACAGGGTCTATGTAAATTAATGATGCTGTAAAAATGTAGCCTGCTGCAAAAATATGGACATGCACTAAGATATGAACCATAAGGTTCGTATGCATCCAACTGTACAAACTCGTTGTATAAAGAATCCAAAGACCGCCAATATTCAGTACAGAGGCTATTATAGGATGACTCATAAAACGCACAGGATAACTACGAAGAAGGCTGGCCACAATTTTCGCTTGTCTTACAGGAAGTGACCGTAAAAGTAAGGTAACGGGAGCTGACATAACTAGTAAAACAGGAGCAAGCATACCAAGCAGGAGATGACTGACCATATGCATAGTAAAATTGCTCATTGCCTGATATGCGATTGGTCCTATAACAGATATAGCAGCACAAACTATACCAAATGCGAAACTAACATACCGATACCAGGGCCATACTTTTAATCGATTATGACGGCTTGAACGCACTCCTGCATCTATATACAAGATAACGATAAGGAGAGCTCCAATACTTATAAATAGCGCGGACATACCGGTTGTAACATTTGCAATCTGAGCGTGATTCACTATTATTTTCTCCCGCCTGGGATGCTGTTCCTTCTTCGGGTCTTATATAAAATTATGCTTCCTGCAATAATCATCAGTACAGCTGATCCATTCCATACAAGGTCGTATGGTAATAGATCCTCCACATACCTTATTTGGTGAATTCGCATCAGTTTATGTTGAATGGTTCCATCATAAAGTTGAAACCCTCCCGCTCCAATTAAAACGGCTCCCCACCATTTGACAGGCCAGAAGGCATTTCTGCGGCGCAGATCAGCCACTAAAAATAAAGCAGCCACTGTTGCAAACCAACTGAAAGCATGAAAGAATCCATCGGATACTAACCCGATATCGGTAGTTGATTTATCGTAAAAATGATGCCAGTGTAA
The Halobacillus halophilus DSM 2266 DNA segment above includes these coding regions:
- a CDS encoding DUF2243 domain-containing protein, with translation MSNNEEKLRYSFRNIGAGILFGIGVAAFIDETVFHQLLHWHHFYDKSTTDIGLVSDGFFHAFSWFATVAALFLVADLRRRNAFWPVKWWGAVLIGAGGFQLYDGTIQHKLMRIHQIRYVEDLLPYDLVWNGSAVLMIIAGSIILYKTRRRNSIPGGRK